GACTCATTCTCACGTTCCCAGGCAACAACTCTCCTAGAAAATGCAGCTGCACGTATTGGTAATAATACCGAGTACTTACGCACAGATAGCCTTTCCTCTCCTAATCACTATGTTGGAAATCAAGCGTCAGGAACTCCTTACACCTGGTGTGATACGCAAAACAATAGTTTTCCTGAAGCCGAGTGCGGTGCGGGTGATGCCTGCTCGGGCGACAAGTTAGCAAAGCAAGATATCTATGAAGTCTGTCGCTCACTTGAAAATACCAAATTCCCTGCTGCTCGAATAGGCGCAACCTGCTTTGATCTCGATACCACGGATACTGATTCATGCAGTTATGGCTCAAGATTGTCCCTTTACATGTCTTGGCAAGGTGTTGAGCGAAAAGATGTCAGCGGTAAAGCCGCGTATGCGCAAAATACTCGTTGCCAACAGGAGCTGGGGCTTGGTTCCGACTATTCTTGTGTTCAACTGGAGCTTGTGCCATGAA
The Kangiella marina DNA segment above includes these coding regions:
- a CDS encoding type IV pilus modification PilV family protein — encoded protein: MNNESGFSLLEALITVLVISIGLLGYAALQMGALNSSVDSFSRSQATTLLENAAARIGNNTEYLRTDSLSSPNHYVGNQASGTPYTWCDTQNNSFPEAECGAGDACSGDKLAKQDIYEVCRSLENTKFPAARIGATCFDLDTTDTDSCSYGSRLSLYMSWQGVERKDVSGKAAYAQNTRCQQELGLGSDYSCVQLELVP